In the Wyeomyia smithii strain HCP4-BCI-WySm-NY-G18 chromosome 2, ASM2978416v1, whole genome shotgun sequence genome, one interval contains:
- the LOC129719579 gene encoding uncharacterized protein LOC129719579, with protein MYAAGCKDVIPLLGRGNQHGFLPSEPVTNQINQQNSLRSLVWQETESHSPAHHHSLRVFGSQAYVHIPSEKRTKLEAKAEKMTLVGCSNHHKAYRFINPSNDKVVYNRNARFLESEKTHHPQDRQVDVIEIESPLSHDIKPQPDKNHKQKGFSDTSLEYESGEEFLSDT; from the coding sequence ATGTATGCTGCTGGATGCAAAGATGTGATACCGCTATTGGGCCGAGGCAATCAACACGGCTTCTTACCTTCAGAACCTGTTACCAACCAAATCAACCAACAAAACTCCTTACGAAGCCTGGTATGGCAAGAAACCGAATCTCACTCACCTGCTCATCACCACTCACTGCGAGTATTCGGTAGCCAAGCATACGTGCATATTCCATCTGAGAAAAGAACCAAGCTTGAGGCGAAAGCTGAAAAGATGACGTTAGTAGGATGTTCTAACCATCACAAAGCGTATCGTTTCATTAATCCATCTAATGACAAGGTGGTGTATAATAGAAATGCTCGTTTCCTGGAAAGTGAAAAAACCCACCACCCACAGGACAGGCAAGTCGATGTAATTGAGATCGAGTCACCATTGTCGCATGATATTAAGCCGCAACCAGACAAAAATCATAAACAGAAAGGTTTTTCCGATACAAGCTTGGAATATGAGTCGGGTGAAGAATTTCTCAGCGATACTTAA